A stretch of Pseudochaenichthys georgianus chromosome 2, fPseGeo1.2, whole genome shotgun sequence DNA encodes these proteins:
- the LOC117456596 gene encoding fidgetin-like isoform X2 yields MISSSSVYGLKMQWTPEHSQWAEQHFDISSTTRSPAHKAEAYRAVPGHLQRSASYQYAWANDDISALTASNLLKKYAEKYSGILEMPGSYSEIPGVMNGRKGESEPWQDGVYPMSCIPEGVSIRKGGVAAASEVVSGMCSSPGLASSTLSEPSYSSSSCGSHSATALHSSSMASQEYGPPYSSSYLHSSYSSQSAPTPTLPSPLHSSGLLQPPPPPSHPTLVPAYNGGSPNLSSYNYPPAGYPAQSSVGPGYSPGGAPPPSSYLPPGIAAPTPLPPSSTLPGYPYQSHNLTPIAPTPLNSSSSNSLKRKAFYMAGQGEMDSYGNFGYGQARSSAESPMYRIADSSSANGGSNSGFDRGPEKPFNPQKQSTMSSEQRKYSSQAAGGPLTPPAYVTSTLGGSRSTDSLGSFTSPSLSEQGAEDHRLHLSHSAAGTTSSSSSSSRPAEEQLKTSDPHLLDMVTSEIVQQGPPVDWSDIAGLELAKATLKEEVLWPILRPDMFSSLGPAPRCVLLFGPRGSGRTLLGRCLASQLGAPFLQLNGSTLATKWLAEGEKIIRASFLVARCRQPSVLFISEVDMLLSAHLSEESPINRLKGELLAQLDSLLMGSGDDGGNQVLVVCSTSRPQDMDEGLRRYFGRRVLVPLPDAAARHHIVGQLLAQSQHKYCLSVEELALLVQRTEGFSGLDMARLCQEALVGLLHVSAQGMDMSGMMPRGQVRPLTYQDFESVFCKFQASISQKEIDTYTEWNKMFGCSQ; encoded by the coding sequence GCTTAAAGATGCAGTGGACCCCCGAGCACAGCCAGTGGGCCGAACAGCATTTCGACATCTCCTCCACCACGCGCTCGCCGGCCCACAAGGCTGAGGCCTACAGGGCGGTGCCCGGCCACCTGCAGCGCTCCGCCTCCTACCAGTACGCCTGGGCCAACGACGACATCTCCGCCCTCACTGCCTCCAACCTGCTCAAGAAGTATGCCGAGAAGTATTCCGGTATCCTGGAGATGCCGGGCTCCTATTCCGAGATCCCGGGGGTGATGAACGGACGGAAAGGTGAATCCGAGCCCTGGCAGGATGGTGTCTACCCCATGAGCTGCATCCCAGAGGGGGTCTCCATCAGAAAGGGGGGGGTGGCGGCGGCCTCAGAGGTGGTGTCCGGCATGTGCAGCTCCCCGGGCCTGGCCTCCAGCACCCTGAGCGAGCCCAGCTACTCCAGCAGCAGCTGTGGGAGCCACTCTGCCACGGCGCTCCACTCCTCCTCCATGGCCTCTCAGGAATACGGCCCCCCGTACAGCAGTTCCTACCTGCACAGTAGTTACAGCTCCCAGTCGGCCCCCACCCCGACACTCCCCTCCCCGCTGCACAGCTCTGGGCTCCTGCAGCCACCCCCTCCGCCCTCCCACCCCACTTTAGTCCCAGCGTACAACGGAGGGTCCCCCAACTTGTCTAGTTATAATTACCCCCCAGCAGGCTACCCGGCCCAGAGCTCCGTTGGGCCGGGATACAGCCCTGGAGGAGCCCCCCCTCCATCATCGTACCTCCCCCCAGGCATCGCTGCCCCtacaccccttcccccctctTCCACTTTACCTGGATACCCATACCAGAGCCACAACCTGACCCCAATTGCCCCCACCCCTCTTAACAGTAGCTCCTCCAACTCACTGAAGAGAAAAGCCTTCTACATGGCAGGCCAAGGAGAGATGGACTCTTACGGTAACTTTGGCTATGGCCAGGCTCGGAGCTCCGCTGAGAGCCCCATGTACCGGATAGCTGACAGCAGCAGCGCCAACGGAGGCTCCAACAGTGGATTCGACAGAGGTCCTGAAAAGCCTTTTAATCCCCAGAAGCAGTCCACAATGTCCTCTGAGCAGAGGAAGTACAGCAGCCAGGCAGCAGGTGGGCCACTGACTCCACCGGCCTACGTCACCTCCACCCTAGGGGGTTCCCGCTCAACGGATTCCCTCGGCAGCTTCACCTCCCCCTCCCTCAGTGAGCAAGGTGCCGAGGATCACCGTCTCCACCTCTCCCACTCAGCAGCAGGGACTACCTCCTCATCATCTTCATCCTCCCGGCCTGCTGAAGAGCAGCTAAAAACCAGTGACCCTCACCTCCTGGACATGGTGACCTCTGAGATCGTTCAGCAGGGGCCCCCGGTGGATTGGAGCGACATTGCAGGACTAGAACTAGCCAAGGCAACCCTGAAGGAAGAGGTCCTCTGGCCCATTCTGCGCCCGGACATGTTCAGCAgtttaggccccgccccccgcTGCGTGTTGCTGTTTGGCCCCAGGGGCAGTGGCAGGACGTTGCTGGGTCGCTGCCTGGCCAGCCAGCTCGGGGCCCCGTTCCTCCAGCTCAACGGCTCCACGCTGGCTACCAAGTGGCTGGCAGAGGGAGAGAAAATCATCCGAGCGTCCTTCCTGGTGGCGCGCTGCCGGCAGCCCTCCGTTCTGTTCATCAGTGAAGTGGACATGCTGCTGTCAGCACACCTCAGCGAGGAGAGTCCCATCAACCGGCTGAAGGGGGAGCTCCTCGCCCAGCTGGACTCCCTGCTCATGGGCTCAGGCGACGACGGAGGCAACCAGGTGTTGGTGGTCTGCTCCACAAGCCGACCCCAGGACATGGATGAAGGGTTGCGCAGGTACTTTGGCCGCAGGGTCCTCGTGCCCCTGCCAGACGCCGCAGCCCGCCACCACATCGTGGGCCAGCTCCTGGCTCAATCTCAGCACAAATACTGCCTGAGCGTGGAGGAGCTGGCGCTGCTGGTCCAGCGCACCGAGGGCTTCTCCGGACTGGACATGGCCCGGCTATGCCAGGAGGCCCTCGTGGGACTGTTACACGTCTCGGCACAAGGCATGGACATGTCGGGTATGATGCCTCGGGGACAGGTCCGGCCCCTCACCTACCAGGACTTTGAGAGTGTCTTTTGTAAATTCCAAGCCAGTATATCACAGAAAGAGATTGACACGTACACTGAGTGGAACAAAATGTTCGGCTGCAGCCAGTGA
- the LOC117456596 gene encoding fidgetin-like isoform X1, with amino-acid sequence MLSSPLPLFQHEMISSSSVYGLKMQWTPEHSQWAEQHFDISSTTRSPAHKAEAYRAVPGHLQRSASYQYAWANDDISALTASNLLKKYAEKYSGILEMPGSYSEIPGVMNGRKGESEPWQDGVYPMSCIPEGVSIRKGGVAAASEVVSGMCSSPGLASSTLSEPSYSSSSCGSHSATALHSSSMASQEYGPPYSSSYLHSSYSSQSAPTPTLPSPLHSSGLLQPPPPPSHPTLVPAYNGGSPNLSSYNYPPAGYPAQSSVGPGYSPGGAPPPSSYLPPGIAAPTPLPPSSTLPGYPYQSHNLTPIAPTPLNSSSSNSLKRKAFYMAGQGEMDSYGNFGYGQARSSAESPMYRIADSSSANGGSNSGFDRGPEKPFNPQKQSTMSSEQRKYSSQAAGGPLTPPAYVTSTLGGSRSTDSLGSFTSPSLSEQGAEDHRLHLSHSAAGTTSSSSSSSRPAEEQLKTSDPHLLDMVTSEIVQQGPPVDWSDIAGLELAKATLKEEVLWPILRPDMFSSLGPAPRCVLLFGPRGSGRTLLGRCLASQLGAPFLQLNGSTLATKWLAEGEKIIRASFLVARCRQPSVLFISEVDMLLSAHLSEESPINRLKGELLAQLDSLLMGSGDDGGNQVLVVCSTSRPQDMDEGLRRYFGRRVLVPLPDAAARHHIVGQLLAQSQHKYCLSVEELALLVQRTEGFSGLDMARLCQEALVGLLHVSAQGMDMSGMMPRGQVRPLTYQDFESVFCKFQASISQKEIDTYTEWNKMFGCSQ; translated from the coding sequence GCTTAAAGATGCAGTGGACCCCCGAGCACAGCCAGTGGGCCGAACAGCATTTCGACATCTCCTCCACCACGCGCTCGCCGGCCCACAAGGCTGAGGCCTACAGGGCGGTGCCCGGCCACCTGCAGCGCTCCGCCTCCTACCAGTACGCCTGGGCCAACGACGACATCTCCGCCCTCACTGCCTCCAACCTGCTCAAGAAGTATGCCGAGAAGTATTCCGGTATCCTGGAGATGCCGGGCTCCTATTCCGAGATCCCGGGGGTGATGAACGGACGGAAAGGTGAATCCGAGCCCTGGCAGGATGGTGTCTACCCCATGAGCTGCATCCCAGAGGGGGTCTCCATCAGAAAGGGGGGGGTGGCGGCGGCCTCAGAGGTGGTGTCCGGCATGTGCAGCTCCCCGGGCCTGGCCTCCAGCACCCTGAGCGAGCCCAGCTACTCCAGCAGCAGCTGTGGGAGCCACTCTGCCACGGCGCTCCACTCCTCCTCCATGGCCTCTCAGGAATACGGCCCCCCGTACAGCAGTTCCTACCTGCACAGTAGTTACAGCTCCCAGTCGGCCCCCACCCCGACACTCCCCTCCCCGCTGCACAGCTCTGGGCTCCTGCAGCCACCCCCTCCGCCCTCCCACCCCACTTTAGTCCCAGCGTACAACGGAGGGTCCCCCAACTTGTCTAGTTATAATTACCCCCCAGCAGGCTACCCGGCCCAGAGCTCCGTTGGGCCGGGATACAGCCCTGGAGGAGCCCCCCCTCCATCATCGTACCTCCCCCCAGGCATCGCTGCCCCtacaccccttcccccctctTCCACTTTACCTGGATACCCATACCAGAGCCACAACCTGACCCCAATTGCCCCCACCCCTCTTAACAGTAGCTCCTCCAACTCACTGAAGAGAAAAGCCTTCTACATGGCAGGCCAAGGAGAGATGGACTCTTACGGTAACTTTGGCTATGGCCAGGCTCGGAGCTCCGCTGAGAGCCCCATGTACCGGATAGCTGACAGCAGCAGCGCCAACGGAGGCTCCAACAGTGGATTCGACAGAGGTCCTGAAAAGCCTTTTAATCCCCAGAAGCAGTCCACAATGTCCTCTGAGCAGAGGAAGTACAGCAGCCAGGCAGCAGGTGGGCCACTGACTCCACCGGCCTACGTCACCTCCACCCTAGGGGGTTCCCGCTCAACGGATTCCCTCGGCAGCTTCACCTCCCCCTCCCTCAGTGAGCAAGGTGCCGAGGATCACCGTCTCCACCTCTCCCACTCAGCAGCAGGGACTACCTCCTCATCATCTTCATCCTCCCGGCCTGCTGAAGAGCAGCTAAAAACCAGTGACCCTCACCTCCTGGACATGGTGACCTCTGAGATCGTTCAGCAGGGGCCCCCGGTGGATTGGAGCGACATTGCAGGACTAGAACTAGCCAAGGCAACCCTGAAGGAAGAGGTCCTCTGGCCCATTCTGCGCCCGGACATGTTCAGCAgtttaggccccgccccccgcTGCGTGTTGCTGTTTGGCCCCAGGGGCAGTGGCAGGACGTTGCTGGGTCGCTGCCTGGCCAGCCAGCTCGGGGCCCCGTTCCTCCAGCTCAACGGCTCCACGCTGGCTACCAAGTGGCTGGCAGAGGGAGAGAAAATCATCCGAGCGTCCTTCCTGGTGGCGCGCTGCCGGCAGCCCTCCGTTCTGTTCATCAGTGAAGTGGACATGCTGCTGTCAGCACACCTCAGCGAGGAGAGTCCCATCAACCGGCTGAAGGGGGAGCTCCTCGCCCAGCTGGACTCCCTGCTCATGGGCTCAGGCGACGACGGAGGCAACCAGGTGTTGGTGGTCTGCTCCACAAGCCGACCCCAGGACATGGATGAAGGGTTGCGCAGGTACTTTGGCCGCAGGGTCCTCGTGCCCCTGCCAGACGCCGCAGCCCGCCACCACATCGTGGGCCAGCTCCTGGCTCAATCTCAGCACAAATACTGCCTGAGCGTGGAGGAGCTGGCGCTGCTGGTCCAGCGCACCGAGGGCTTCTCCGGACTGGACATGGCCCGGCTATGCCAGGAGGCCCTCGTGGGACTGTTACACGTCTCGGCACAAGGCATGGACATGTCGGGTATGATGCCTCGGGGACAGGTCCGGCCCCTCACCTACCAGGACTTTGAGAGTGTCTTTTGTAAATTCCAAGCCAGTATATCACAGAAAGAGATTGACACGTACACTGAGTGGAACAAAATGTTCGGCTGCAGCCAGTGA